A genomic region of Chionomys nivalis chromosome 12, mChiNiv1.1, whole genome shotgun sequence contains the following coding sequences:
- the LOC130884652 gene encoding 60S ribosomal protein L23a-like — protein sequence MAPKAKKEAPAPPKAEAKAKALKAKKAVLKGVHSRKKKICTSPTFQRPKTLQLRRQPKYPRKSAPRRNKLDHYAIIKFPLTTESAMKKIEDNNTLVFIVDIKANKHQIKQAVKKLYDIDVAKVNILIRPDGEKKAYVRLAPDYDALDVANKIGII from the coding sequence ATGGCGCCGAaagcgaagaaggaagctcctgcccctcccaaagccgaagctaaagcgaaggccttgaaagccaagaaggcagtgctgaaaggcgtccACAGCCGCAAAAAGAAGATCTGCACATCGCCCACCTTTCAGCGGCCCAAGACCCTGCAGCTACGAAGACAGCCTAAATACCCCCGGAAGAGCgcgcccaggaggaacaagcttgaccactatgccatcatcaaattccccctgaccaccgagtcagccatgaagaagatagaagacaacaacacacttgtgttcattgtggacatcaaggccaacaagcaccagatcaaacaggctgtgaagaaactctatgacatcgatgtggccaaagtcaacatCCTCATAAGGCCCgacggagagaagaaggcatatgttcggttggctcctgattatgatgctctggatgttgccaacaaaattggaatcatctaa